Proteins encoded together in one Larus michahellis chromosome 4, bLarMic1.1, whole genome shotgun sequence window:
- the RIC3 gene encoding protein RIC-3 isoform X2 has product MAYSTCCRVAMVSCLVLCVSLLLPRTFLSRGGGRQEPGAAPLAAPAPPEGKLGRFPPRMHYQATPDSRATPHFPRSHLAEAVAKAKAGGGGGGSTGGSGRGLVGQIIPIYGFGIFLYILYILFKLASKGKTVAGERKCPTAAPGNMKRKITDYELTQLQEKLRETEEAMEKLINRVGPNCDRTQNVTTDQEKRLLQQLREITRVMKEGKFIDGISPEKEAEEAPYMEDWEGYPEETYPVYDDSDCFKRKQDTILVDYPDLSQPSAEELAERMEDMEDEDHLCNETLLTELTTGRGGNALTQKKDEITDISEEERGLHRSQSIEECCCCYDDDDPAVIAENAGFHTDSCSEAEESTHEDLSVESENENAALKKQKACDSDETGTLRKRNTKGLE; this is encoded by the exons ATGGCGTACTCGACGTGCTGCAGGGTGGCCATGGTCTCCTGCCTGGTGCTCTGCgtctccctcctcctgccgcgGACCTTCTTGTCTcggggcggcgggaggcaggAGCCCGGGGCTGCGCCGCTCGCAGCGCCCGCGCCGCCCGAGG GGAAGCTCGGTCGCTTTCCACCGAGGATGCATTACCAGGCCACTCCCGACAGCCGAGCTACCCCTCATTTTCCAAGGTCTCACCTTGCTGAAGCAGTTGCCAAAGCCAaggcaggtggaggtggtggtggaagCACTGGTGGAAGTGGGAGAGGTCTCGTGGGGCAGATTATCCCTATATATGGATTTGGCATCTTCTTATATATCCTGTACATTTTATTTAAG CTGgcttccaaaggaaaaactgTAGCTGGAGAGCGGAAATGCCCTACTGCTGCACCGGGAAACATGAAGAGGAAAATCA cTGACTATGAGCTCACTCAACTCCAGGAAAAACTGAGAGAGACAGAAGAAGCTATGGAAAAATTAATCAACAGAGTAGGACCTAACTGTGACAG GACTCAAAATGTTACAACAGACCAGGAAAAAAGGTTACTTCAGCAACTCCGAGAAATCACTAGAGttatgaaagaaggaaaattcatAGATGGCATCTCTCCTGAGAAGGAAGCTGAAGAAGCTCCTTACATGGAGGATTGGGAAg GTTATCCAGAAGAGACCTATCCTGTCTATGATGATTCTGATTGCTTCAAGCGCAAACAGGACACAATCCTTGTAGATTACCCTGACCTTAGCCAGCCCTCTGCAGAAGAGCTGGCAGAAAGAATGGAGGACATGGAAGATGAGGACCATCTGTGCAATGAAACCCTGCTAACTGAGCTCACCACGGGAAGGGGCGGTAATGCTTTAACGCAGAAAAAGGATGAGATAACTGACATCAGTGAAGAGGAGAGGGGCCTTCATCGCAGCCAAAGCATTGAggagtgctgctgctgttacGACGACGATGATCCTGCTGTCATAGCGGAGAACGCTGGATTCCACACCGACAGCTGCAGTGAAGCAGAAGAGTCAACCCATGAGGATCTGTCTGTggaatcagaaaatgaaaatgcagcactgaaaaagcaaaaagcctGTGATTCAGATGAAACAGGCACACTGAGAAAGCGCAACACGAAAGGACTTGAGTAA
- the RIC3 gene encoding protein RIC-3 isoform X1, with translation MAYSTCCRVAMVSCLVLCVSLLLPRTFLSRGGGRQEPGAAPLAAPAPPEGKLGRFPPRMHYQATPDSRATPHFPRSHLAEAVAKAKAGGGGGGSTGGSGRGLVGQIIPIYGFGIFLYILYILFKLASKGKTVAGERKCPTAAPGNMKRKITDYELTQLQEKLRETEEAMEKLINRVGPNCDSRTQNVTTDQEKRLLQQLREITRVMKEGKFIDGISPEKEAEEAPYMEDWEGYPEETYPVYDDSDCFKRKQDTILVDYPDLSQPSAEELAERMEDMEDEDHLCNETLLTELTTGRGGNALTQKKDEITDISEEERGLHRSQSIEECCCCYDDDDPAVIAENAGFHTDSCSEAEESTHEDLSVESENENAALKKQKACDSDETGTLRKRNTKGLE, from the exons ATGGCGTACTCGACGTGCTGCAGGGTGGCCATGGTCTCCTGCCTGGTGCTCTGCgtctccctcctcctgccgcgGACCTTCTTGTCTcggggcggcgggaggcaggAGCCCGGGGCTGCGCCGCTCGCAGCGCCCGCGCCGCCCGAGG GGAAGCTCGGTCGCTTTCCACCGAGGATGCATTACCAGGCCACTCCCGACAGCCGAGCTACCCCTCATTTTCCAAGGTCTCACCTTGCTGAAGCAGTTGCCAAAGCCAaggcaggtggaggtggtggtggaagCACTGGTGGAAGTGGGAGAGGTCTCGTGGGGCAGATTATCCCTATATATGGATTTGGCATCTTCTTATATATCCTGTACATTTTATTTAAG CTGgcttccaaaggaaaaactgTAGCTGGAGAGCGGAAATGCCCTACTGCTGCACCGGGAAACATGAAGAGGAAAATCA cTGACTATGAGCTCACTCAACTCCAGGAAAAACTGAGAGAGACAGAAGAAGCTATGGAAAAATTAATCAACAGAGTAGGACCTAACTGTGACAG CAGGACTCAAAATGTTACAACAGACCAGGAAAAAAGGTTACTTCAGCAACTCCGAGAAATCACTAGAGttatgaaagaaggaaaattcatAGATGGCATCTCTCCTGAGAAGGAAGCTGAAGAAGCTCCTTACATGGAGGATTGGGAAg GTTATCCAGAAGAGACCTATCCTGTCTATGATGATTCTGATTGCTTCAAGCGCAAACAGGACACAATCCTTGTAGATTACCCTGACCTTAGCCAGCCCTCTGCAGAAGAGCTGGCAGAAAGAATGGAGGACATGGAAGATGAGGACCATCTGTGCAATGAAACCCTGCTAACTGAGCTCACCACGGGAAGGGGCGGTAATGCTTTAACGCAGAAAAAGGATGAGATAACTGACATCAGTGAAGAGGAGAGGGGCCTTCATCGCAGCCAAAGCATTGAggagtgctgctgctgttacGACGACGATGATCCTGCTGTCATAGCGGAGAACGCTGGATTCCACACCGACAGCTGCAGTGAAGCAGAAGAGTCAACCCATGAGGATCTGTCTGTggaatcagaaaatgaaaatgcagcactgaaaaagcaaaaagcctGTGATTCAGATGAAACAGGCACACTGAGAAAGCGCAACACGAAAGGACTTGAGTAA